In Spirosoma aureum, a single genomic region encodes these proteins:
- a CDS encoding DUF7935 family protein, translated as MELLSDFLKLIVPAGLVLYGMYVTVKLLLEREADRHRFEVKTRYTETVVPVRLQAYERMVLFLERISPNNLLLRLGGTATTTLEFQQRLLQEIRDEYNHNLSQQVYMSQAVWDKIQAAMNDVMTLINQASGDTRPDAPALELSKRIFERIIQKDRLPTAEALKAVKEEIQVMFM; from the coding sequence ATGGAGTTGCTGAGTGATTTTTTAAAATTGATTGTACCCGCCGGATTGGTTCTCTATGGCATGTATGTGACCGTTAAGCTATTGCTGGAACGGGAGGCTGACCGTCATCGCTTCGAGGTTAAGACCCGCTACACCGAAACGGTTGTCCCTGTCCGGTTGCAGGCTTATGAACGAATGGTGCTCTTTTTAGAGCGAATCAGCCCTAACAATCTCTTATTGCGGTTAGGTGGAACTGCCACCACAACGCTGGAGTTTCAGCAACGACTTTTACAGGAAATCCGGGATGAATATAACCATAACTTATCCCAGCAGGTATACATGAGTCAGGCGGTTTGGGATAAGATTCAGGCCGCTATGAACGACGTAATGACACTTATTAATCAGGCATCCGGCGACACTCGACCCGATGCGCCTGCGCTTGAACTCTCCAAGCGTATTTTTGAGCGTATTATTCAGAAAGACCGACTACCAACTGCCGAAGCACTCAAGGCCGTAAAAGAAGAGATACAGGTTATGTTTATGTAG
- a CDS encoding iron-sulfur cluster assembly accessory protein produces the protein MLVLDNPVRVRPEARQQLMDTLQANKIPDEYGLRIGIRGGGCGASWLLGFDVPGSSDEVYNVEGVRIIIDRRHLLYVLGAEIGYEPGGFTVEKEQTSVGSSQ, from the coding sequence ATGCTGGTACTTGATAATCCTGTCCGGGTTCGGCCTGAAGCGCGGCAGCAGTTAATGGACACGTTACAGGCCAATAAAATTCCTGACGAATACGGTTTGCGAATTGGTATCCGGGGAGGTGGCTGTGGAGCATCCTGGTTACTGGGTTTCGATGTGCCTGGCTCTTCCGACGAAGTGTATAACGTTGAAGGTGTTCGCATCATTATTGATCGCAGGCATTTGTTGTACGTACTGGGTGCCGAAATTGGGTACGAACCAGGCGGTTTTACCGTAGAAAAAGAACAGACTTCCGTGGGTAGTTCTCAGTAG